A single Clostridium sp. AN503 DNA region contains:
- the gcvPB gene encoding aminomethyl-transferring glycine dehydrogenase subunit GcvPB: protein MKLIFERSVPGRRCSILPGCDVPVVELEELGRKQALHLPEVSENDISRHYTELAKETHGVNDGAYPLGSCTMKYNPKINEVTASLPGFTGVHPFQPEETVQGCLEVLHTADKLFAEITGMDHMSFQPAAGAHGEFTGLLLIKAYHDHRGDKKRNKIIVPDSAHGTNPASAVMAGYQVVNIPSREDGCVDLDVLRQAVGEDTAGLMLTNPNTVGLFDRNILEITRIVHEAGGLNYYDGANLNAIMGVARPGDMGFDVVHLNLHKTFSTPHGGGGPGSGPVGCKGFLKDYLPGHQVVMDEEGVYHFADYPESIGSVKAFYGNFLVVVKALTYVLMLGHEGIRQASQNAVLNANYIRVKLSDAYKMAYDETCMHEFVMSLEQEKHDIEVNAMDVAKALLDYGIHPPTMYFPLIVHEALMVEPTETESKESLDELIHAFLEIHETAKTDPEKIRTAPHTTVVKRLDEVQAARSPKLRYGFEP from the coding sequence ATGAAGCTGATATTTGAACGGAGCGTACCGGGGCGCAGATGCTCTATCCTGCCCGGATGTGATGTGCCGGTCGTGGAGCTTGAGGAGCTGGGCCGGAAGCAGGCGCTGCATCTGCCCGAGGTGTCGGAAAATGACATCAGCCGCCACTACACGGAGCTGGCAAAGGAGACCCACGGAGTCAATGACGGAGCTTATCCATTGGGCTCCTGTACGATGAAATACAACCCGAAGATCAATGAAGTGACGGCTTCCCTGCCTGGATTTACTGGCGTTCATCCCTTCCAGCCGGAGGAGACGGTACAGGGCTGCCTGGAGGTGCTGCACACGGCGGATAAGCTGTTTGCTGAGATCACCGGGATGGATCACATGTCCTTCCAGCCGGCGGCGGGAGCCCATGGGGAATTTACCGGGCTGCTGCTCATCAAGGCCTACCACGATCACCGGGGAGACAAAAAGCGGAACAAGATCATTGTGCCGGATTCCGCCCATGGGACCAACCCGGCCAGCGCTGTGATGGCTGGATACCAGGTGGTCAATATCCCGTCCCGGGAAGACGGCTGCGTGGACTTGGATGTGCTGCGCCAGGCGGTGGGGGAGGATACGGCGGGTCTTATGCTGACCAATCCCAACACCGTAGGGCTGTTTGACCGGAATATCCTGGAGATCACGCGGATCGTCCACGAGGCGGGAGGCCTGAATTATTACGATGGGGCCAATCTAAACGCGATCATGGGCGTGGCCCGTCCGGGAGACATGGGATTTGATGTGGTGCATTTGAATCTGCATAAAACCTTTTCCACGCCTCACGGCGGCGGAGGCCCGGGAAGCGGGCCGGTGGGCTGCAAGGGATTTTTAAAGGATTATCTGCCGGGGCATCAGGTGGTCATGGATGAGGAAGGCGTGTATCATTTTGCTGATTATCCGGAATCCATCGGTTCGGTAAAAGCGTTCTACGGCAATTTCCTGGTGGTAGTGAAGGCGCTGACCTACGTGCTGATGCTGGGTCATGAGGGCATCCGCCAGGCCAGCCAGAATGCGGTACTGAATGCCAACTATATCCGGGTGAAGCTCTCAGACGCCTACAAGATGGCCTATGATGAGACCTGTATGCATGAATTCGTTATGAGCCTGGAGCAGGAGAAGCATGATATTGAGGTAAATGCCATGGATGTGGCGAAGGCCCTTCTGGATTACGGGATCCACCCGCCGACCATGTATTTCCCGCTGATCGTCCATGAGGCTCTGATGGTGGAACCAACGGAGACGGAGTCAAAGGAAAGCTTAGATGAGCTGATCCATGCATTTTTGGAGATCCATGAGACCGCGAAGACGGATCCGGAGAAGATCCGCACCGCGCCCCACACGACCGTGGTAAAACGGCTGGATGAGGTGCAGGCGGCGCGCAGCCCGAAGCTCCGGTATGGGTTTGAACCATGA
- the lpdA gene encoding dihydrolipoyl dehydrogenase — translation MDQAEKLYDLLVIGAGPGGYPAALKAAGLGEKVALVEKRDLGGTCLNRGCIPTKTLLHSTELYREIAGAERFGIRCSDAVLDEAALWGHKDKTVASLRDGIAQVLKKQKVEVFQGVGKVVGVTDAAESCAAQQSATAGTGNGKTIVTVAVQGQDDKTETFKAYHVLIATGSAPASLPIPGFDLPGVLNSDTVLDGDELGVTLPGDASESGGIIIIGGGVIGMEMATVYSNLGVPVTVLEAMDRILPGMDKEIAQNLKMILKKRGVEIITSARVTAAEKTEAGMVCHYEQVNKKGETETFSVTGEKILVSVGRKTNVDGLFAESVIDVYSREKLFTPKGHIIVDTAYGTIIPGVWAVGDVVGGIQLAHVATAEGCRAVEDMFGIPYSQNLGVIPSCVYTDPEIACAGMTADAAKQLGIDVVTAKYIMSVNGKSVLTLQERGFIKLVAEKSSGKLVGAQLMCARATDMIGQVELAIASEMTAADLAAVVMAHPTFAEGIGEAAQALAAEVTAQGAVGK, via the coding sequence TTGGATCAGGCGGAGAAATTGTACGACCTGCTGGTCATCGGAGCAGGGCCGGGAGGATATCCGGCAGCCCTCAAGGCGGCGGGCCTGGGGGAAAAAGTGGCGCTGGTGGAAAAGCGGGATCTGGGCGGTACCTGCTTAAACCGGGGGTGTATTCCCACAAAGACGCTGCTTCACAGTACGGAGCTGTATCGGGAGATCGCAGGCGCGGAGCGTTTTGGGATACGGTGCTCTGACGCTGTTCTGGATGAAGCCGCATTGTGGGGGCATAAGGATAAGACAGTGGCATCTCTGCGGGATGGAATAGCGCAGGTATTGAAGAAGCAGAAAGTGGAGGTGTTCCAGGGCGTCGGAAAGGTTGTGGGCGTGACCGATGCAGCAGAAAGCTGTGCGGCGCAGCAAAGCGCAACGGCAGGAACAGGGAACGGAAAGACGATAGTCACTGTTGCGGTTCAGGGGCAGGATGATAAGACAGAGACATTTAAGGCATATCATGTCCTGATCGCGACTGGTTCGGCACCGGCCTCTCTGCCAATTCCGGGGTTTGACCTGCCAGGGGTTTTAAACAGTGATACGGTTTTGGATGGCGATGAGTTGGGCGTGACTTTGCCGGGAGACGCCTCTGAATCCGGTGGGATCATTATCATAGGCGGCGGCGTGATCGGCATGGAGATGGCGACAGTATACAGCAATCTGGGCGTTCCGGTGACAGTATTGGAGGCTATGGACCGGATTCTGCCGGGTATGGACAAAGAGATTGCCCAGAACTTGAAGATGATTCTCAAGAAACGCGGTGTGGAGATCATCACCTCAGCCCGCGTCACCGCTGCGGAGAAGACAGAAGCAGGTATGGTCTGTCACTATGAGCAGGTGAATAAAAAAGGAGAGACAGAGACATTCTCCGTAACAGGGGAGAAAATCCTGGTCTCTGTTGGAAGGAAGACAAATGTGGACGGACTGTTCGCTGAGTCCGTGATCGATGTTTATTCCCGGGAAAAACTGTTCACTCCGAAAGGGCATATCATTGTGGATACAGCATACGGGACCATAATTCCCGGCGTGTGGGCTGTGGGCGATGTTGTGGGAGGCATTCAGCTTGCCCATGTGGCGACGGCGGAAGGCTGCCGGGCGGTGGAGGATATGTTTGGCATCCCGTACAGTCAGAATCTTGGAGTGATCCCGTCCTGCGTTTACACAGATCCGGAGATTGCCTGCGCGGGTATGACTGCGGATGCGGCAAAACAGCTGGGGATCGATGTGGTTACCGCAAAATATATTATGTCCGTAAACGGAAAATCCGTGCTGACCCTTCAGGAGCGGGGCTTTATCAAGCTGGTTGCGGAGAAATCAAGCGGCAAACTGGTAGGTGCCCAGCTTATGTGCGCCCGTGCTACGGATATGATCGGGCAAGTGGAACTGGCTATTGCCAGTGAAATGACAGCCGCAGATCTGGCAGCCGTTGTTATGGCGCATCCAACATTTGCCGAAGGGATCGGAGAGGCGGCCCAGGCGTTGGCGGCAGAGGTGACAGCGCAAGGGGCTGTTGGGAAATAG
- the gcvH gene encoding glycine cleavage system protein GcvH encodes MNFPEELKYTRSHEWVKEEEDGTVLIGLTDYAQNELGDLVFVNLPEEGDELTAGEAFGDVESVKAVSDVYSPVTGEVAEINENLLDVPESINTDPYGAWFIRAANVTDTEELMDAAAYEAFTKEA; translated from the coding sequence ATGAATTTTCCAGAGGAGTTAAAGTACACAAGATCACACGAGTGGGTAAAAGAGGAGGAGGACGGGACCGTTCTGATCGGTCTGACGGATTACGCGCAGAATGAGCTGGGGGATCTGGTGTTTGTCAATCTTCCGGAGGAGGGGGATGAGCTGACCGCGGGCGAGGCGTTTGGGGATGTGGAGTCGGTAAAAGCGGTATCGGATGTGTATTCGCCGGTGACCGGAGAGGTTGCGGAGATCAACGAGAACCTTTTGGACGTGCCGGAGAGCATCAATACGGATCCTTACGGAGCATGGTTTATCCGCGCTGCCAATGTTACGGACACGGAGGAGCTTATGGATGCCGCCGCTTACGAGGCATTTACCAAAGAGGCATAG
- the gcvPA gene encoding aminomethyl-transferring glycine dehydrogenase subunit GcvPA, protein MGDFISSTGRQQEEMLKAAGYDSFDALFADVPESVFLKDGVSIPEGLSEMEAGARMEAMAAENRVFAHIFRGAGSYHHYIPAIVKSVTSKEDFLTAYTPYQAEISQGNLQAIFEFQTMICELTGLDVSNASVYDGATAAAESIFMCKERKRVKALVSATTPPEVLKVMKTYCYGRDTELCVIPEKDGVTDMEALGAMLDETVACVYMQQPNFYGILEDAKALGQMAHEKGAKFVMGCNPIALAVMKTPAECGADVAVGEGQPLGMAMGFGGPYLGFMAATKEMMRKLPGRIVGETVDSEGKRGFVLTLQAREQHIRREKASSNICSNQALCALTASVYLSAMGAEGLKQAATLCTSKAHYLREELKKAGYAPVYEKPFFHEFVTECPADAGVLMKHLEQRGYLGGLILPGNRILWCATEMNTRQEMDELVRLAKEVAAV, encoded by the coding sequence GTGGGGGATTTTATTTCCAGCACCGGCAGGCAGCAGGAGGAAATGCTTAAGGCTGCCGGTTATGACAGCTTCGACGCATTATTCGCCGATGTGCCGGAGAGCGTATTTTTAAAGGACGGGGTGTCCATCCCGGAGGGGCTTTCCGAGATGGAGGCAGGGGCCAGGATGGAGGCCATGGCGGCTGAGAACCGGGTGTTTGCGCATATATTCCGGGGCGCAGGTTCTTATCATCACTACATACCTGCCATTGTAAAAAGTGTGACGTCTAAAGAGGATTTCCTTACGGCCTATACGCCTTATCAGGCGGAGATCAGCCAGGGCAATCTTCAGGCAATCTTTGAATTTCAGACCATGATCTGCGAACTGACCGGGCTGGATGTGTCCAATGCTTCTGTCTATGACGGGGCGACGGCAGCGGCGGAGAGCATTTTCATGTGTAAGGAGCGGAAACGGGTGAAGGCGCTTGTGTCGGCAACAACGCCGCCGGAGGTTTTAAAGGTTATGAAGACCTACTGCTACGGACGCGATACGGAGCTTTGCGTGATCCCGGAAAAAGACGGCGTCACCGACATGGAGGCTCTTGGAGCCATGCTGGATGAGACCGTGGCCTGCGTCTATATGCAGCAGCCCAACTTCTATGGGATCCTGGAGGATGCTAAAGCCCTGGGGCAGATGGCTCATGAGAAAGGCGCGAAGTTCGTTATGGGCTGCAATCCCATCGCGCTGGCGGTCATGAAGACCCCGGCGGAATGCGGCGCCGATGTGGCGGTCGGGGAAGGGCAGCCGCTTGGCATGGCGATGGGATTTGGCGGACCGTACCTGGGATTTATGGCAGCTACAAAGGAAATGATGCGCAAGCTTCCCGGCAGGATCGTGGGAGAGACAGTGGACAGCGAGGGCAAACGCGGCTTTGTGCTGACCCTTCAGGCGAGGGAACAGCATATCCGCCGGGAAAAAGCCAGCAGCAACATCTGTTCCAACCAGGCTCTCTGCGCGCTGACAGCGTCGGTGTATTTATCCGCCATGGGAGCGGAAGGGCTTAAGCAGGCGGCAACACTCTGCACCTCCAAGGCCCATTATCTGCGGGAGGAATTAAAGAAGGCGGGGTATGCCCCGGTATACGAGAAACCATTTTTCCATGAATTTGTGACGGAGTGTCCTGCGGATGCAGGCGTTCTGATGAAACATCTGGAGCAGAGGGGCTATCTGGGCGGGCTGATCCTGCCGGGCAACCGGATCCTCTGGTGCGCCACGGAAATGAATACCCGACAGGAGATGGATGAGCTGGTCCGTCTGGCAAAGGAGGTGGCAGCCGTATGA
- a CDS encoding lipoate--protein ligase: MKRLSYMINRETNPYHNIALEEYLLDHVAEDEVILYLWQNRKTVVIGYNQNAWRECRVEALSEDGGFVARRLSGGGAVFHDLGNLNFTFLARRADYDVEKQSEVILRAVQSFGIPAIRNGRNDLTVEGRKFSGNAFYRRGDCCYHHGTILIRADKGLMGNYLTVSKEKLKSKGVESVKSRVVNLEEYVPELKVSQMEEALVRAFGDVYGGAAEIIGKALEDGAVSGAEHVAPEPYDMRRIDSGELEKRQERFGSWEWLYGRKIPFQYEVSRKFSWGEVQIQLEVSEGVIRRAVVWTDAMDVGFSPYAEKRLEGVRYRKEELMRKLEQSLEAEQPEAEQLEAEQPEAKTSEAEQLEAEQPEAKPSEAEQPEAGKANRLEEGRLSMLADVIECLMADSIQDS; encoded by the coding sequence ATGAAGCGGTTATCCTATATGATCAACCGGGAGACGAATCCCTACCATAATATTGCGCTGGAGGAATATCTCCTGGACCATGTGGCTGAAGATGAGGTCATCCTTTATCTGTGGCAGAACCGGAAAACGGTGGTGATCGGATACAATCAAAATGCCTGGCGGGAGTGCCGGGTGGAGGCTCTTTCGGAGGACGGCGGGTTTGTGGCCCGCCGTCTCTCCGGCGGGGGAGCTGTCTTCCACGACCTGGGGAATCTGAACTTTACGTTTCTGGCGCGGAGAGCAGATTATGATGTGGAGAAGCAGTCTGAGGTGATCCTGCGGGCGGTACAGTCCTTCGGGATTCCGGCCATCCGTAATGGACGCAATGACCTGACTGTGGAAGGCCGGAAGTTTTCGGGCAATGCATTTTACCGCAGAGGGGACTGCTGTTACCATCATGGAACGATCCTGATCCGTGCCGATAAGGGGCTGATGGGGAATTATCTGACGGTCTCGAAGGAAAAGCTTAAGTCGAAGGGCGTGGAGTCGGTGAAAAGCCGGGTGGTGAATCTGGAGGAATATGTCCCGGAGCTGAAGGTTTCGCAGATGGAGGAGGCGCTTGTCAGAGCATTTGGGGACGTCTATGGCGGAGCGGCGGAGATTATCGGGAAGGCGCTGGAGGATGGGGCTGTCTCGGGGGCTGAGCATGTTGCGCCGGAGCCGTATGATATGCGGAGGATTGACAGCGGGGAGCTGGAAAAAAGGCAGGAGCGATTCGGGTCCTGGGAATGGCTGTATGGAAGAAAGATTCCGTTTCAGTATGAAGTCTCGCGGAAGTTTTCATGGGGAGAGGTTCAGATCCAACTGGAGGTGTCGGAGGGAGTGATCCGCCGCGCGGTGGTCTGGACAGATGCCATGGATGTGGGATTTTCACCGTATGCGGAGAAACGGCTGGAAGGTGTGCGGTACCGGAAAGAGGAGCTGATGAGGAAGCTTGAGCAAAGCTTGGAGGCGGAGCAGCCTGAGGCGGAACAGTTGGAGGCGGAGCAGCCGGAAGCGAAAACGTCGGAAGCAGAGCAGTTGGAGGCTGAGCAGCCGGAAGCGAAACCGTCGGAAGCGGAGCAGCCTGAGGCAGGGAAAGCGAACAGGCTGGAAGAGGGCAGGCTGAGTATGCTGGCAGATGTGATAGAATGTTTGATGGCGGATAGTATACAAGATAGTTGA
- the gcvT gene encoding glycine cleavage system aminomethyltransferase GcvT: MERKTPLYDIHAASGGKIVPFAGYLLPVQYPTGVIREHLAVRTACGLFDVSHMGEVTCIGPDALENLNRLLTNDFTGMYDGQARYSPMCYENGGVVDDLIVYRIREDHYFIVVNASNKDKDFAWMKEHEFGNAEFKDISDTVGQIALQGPKAHDILCRLAKEEDIPKKYYSCNPHTEAAGIPCVISKTGYTGEDGYELYMAAEDAPKMWEALMEAGKEDGLTPCGLGARDTLRLEAAMPLYGHEMDETITPLETGLGFAVKMGKEAFIGKEALEKAGAPQRKRVGLKVTGRGIIREHEAVYIGDRQIGVSTSGTHAPFLGYPIAMALVDAADAEAGTAVEVDVRGRRVAAEIVALPFYKREKK, from the coding sequence ATGGAACGGAAGACACCATTGTACGATATCCACGCGGCGAGCGGCGGGAAGATCGTACCCTTTGCCGGTTATCTTCTGCCGGTGCAGTACCCCACGGGCGTGATCAGGGAGCATCTGGCGGTGCGGACGGCATGCGGGTTGTTTGATGTATCCCACATGGGGGAGGTGACCTGTATCGGGCCGGATGCGCTTGAGAATCTGAACCGGCTGCTGACCAATGATTTTACCGGCATGTATGACGGCCAGGCCCGCTACAGCCCCATGTGTTATGAGAATGGCGGCGTGGTGGACGATCTGATCGTGTACCGTATCCGGGAGGACCATTATTTTATCGTGGTGAATGCGTCCAACAAGGATAAGGATTTTGCCTGGATGAAGGAGCATGAGTTCGGCAATGCAGAGTTTAAGGACATTTCCGATACGGTGGGGCAGATCGCGCTGCAGGGGCCAAAGGCTCACGATATCCTTTGCAGGCTGGCAAAAGAGGAGGATATACCGAAGAAATACTACAGCTGCAACCCGCACACGGAAGCGGCGGGGATCCCCTGCGTGATATCGAAGACCGGATATACGGGGGAGGACGGCTATGAGCTCTACATGGCGGCGGAGGATGCGCCGAAGATGTGGGAGGCGCTCATGGAAGCAGGGAAAGAGGACGGCCTGACCCCCTGCGGGCTGGGTGCGCGCGATACTCTGCGGCTGGAGGCGGCCATGCCTCTTTACGGACACGAGATGGATGAGACGATCACTCCCCTTGAGACCGGCCTTGGATTTGCCGTAAAGATGGGGAAGGAAGCATTTATCGGTAAGGAAGCTTTGGAAAAAGCGGGAGCGCCGCAGAGAAAGCGGGTCGGCCTTAAAGTGACCGGGCGGGGCATTATCCGGGAGCACGAGGCTGTTTATATCGGGGACCGGCAGATCGGCGTCAGCACATCCGGGACCCATGCGCCGTTTCTGGGGTATCCCATAGCCATGGCGCTTGTGGACGCGGCGGATGCGGAAGCCGGGACTGCCGTAGAGGTGGATGTGCGTGGCAGGCGCGTGGCGGCTGAGATCGTGGCGCTGCCATTTTATAAGAGAGAAAAGAAATAA